In a single window of the Pleurodeles waltl isolate 20211129_DDA chromosome 4_2, aPleWal1.hap1.20221129, whole genome shotgun sequence genome:
- the LOC138293812 gene encoding protein reprimo-like produces MTSTLMPRTPGSVAPEDLVSACCGSEGVTQEGWGLPDLGESNPYVSSVLQVAVLCILSLTVLFGIFFLGFNLLIKSESMINLMVRERRSSTEMEVIIIGG; encoded by the coding sequence ATGACCAGCACACTGATGCCCAGGACTCCTGGCTCGGTGGCCCCAGAAGACCTGGTGTCAGCCTGCTGCGGCTCCGAAGGCGTGACCCAGGAGGGCTGGGGCTTACCAGACCTGGGAGAGAGCAACCCTTATGTCTCCAGTGTGTTGCAAGTTGCTGTGCTCTGTATTCTCTCCCTCACGGTCCTCTTTGGGATTTTCTTCCTCGGCTTCAACCTGCTCATCAAGTCGGAAAGTATGATCAACCTCATGGTTCGGGAGAGGCGCTCCTCCACCGAGATGGAGGTCATCATCATAGGAGGCTGA